The following are encoded together in the Balaenoptera acutorostrata chromosome 9, mBalAcu1.1, whole genome shotgun sequence genome:
- the BCL9L gene encoding B-cell CLL/lymphoma 9-like protein isoform X5 produces MHPENKLTNHGKTGNGGAQSQHQNVNQGPTCNLGSKGVGAGNHGAKANQISPSNSSLKNPQAGVPPFSSLKGKVKRERSVSVDSGEQREAGTPSLDSEAKEVAPRSKRRCVLERKQPYSGDEWCSGPDSEEDDKPIGATHNCNVADPAMAAPQLGPGQAAQLPLSESSAPGPPHGPPPGLRPDAPGGGGGGVPGKPPSQFVYVFTTHLANTAAEAVLQGRADSILAYHQQNVPRAKLDQAPKVPPTPEPLPLSTPSTGTPQSQPPPLPPPPPPAPGSAPPALPSEGPPEDTNQDLTPNSVGAASTGGGTGGTHPNTPTASTANNPLPPGGDPSSAPGPALLGEAASGNAQRSLVGSEGLSKEQLEHRERSLQTLRDIERLLLRSGETEPFLKGPPGGAGEGGPPAQAPPAPQQPPTAPASGLKKYEEPLQSMISQTQSLGGPPLEHEVPGHPPGGDMGQQMNMMMQRLGQDSLTPEQVAWRKLQEEYYEEKRRKEEQIGLHGGRPLQDMMGMGGMMVRGPPPPYHSKPGDQWPPGMGAQLRGPMDVQDPMQLRGGPPFPGPRFPGNQMQRVPGFGGMQGMPMEVPMNAMQRPVRPGMGWTEDLPPMGGPGNFAQNAVPYPGGQGEAERFMTPRVREELLRHQLLEKRSMGMQRPLGIAGSGMGQGMEVERMMQAHRQMDPAMFPGQIAGGEGLAGTPMGMEFGGGRGLLSPPMGQSGLREVDPPMGPGNLNMNMNVNMNMNMNLNVQMTPQQQMLMSQKMRGPGDMMGPQGLSPEEMARVRAQNSSGMMGGPQKMLMPSQFPSQGQQGFSGGQGPYQAMPQEMGNTQDMFSPDQSSMPMANVGTTRLSHMPLPPASNPPGSVHSAPNRGLGRRPSDLTISINQMGSPGMGHLKSPTLSQVHSPLVTSPSANLKSPQTPSQMVPLPSANPPGPLKSPQVLSSSLSVRSPTGSPSRLKSPSMAVPSPGWVASPKTAMPSPGVPQNKQPPLNMNSSSTLGNMEQSALPPSGPRSNSSAPPANPPSGLMNPSLPFTSSPDPTPSQNPLSLMMSQMSKYAMPSSTPLYHNAIKTIATSDDELLPDRPLLPPPPPPQGSGPGISNNQPTQMHLNSAAAQSPMGMNLPGQQPLSHDPPPTMLPSPTPLGSNIPLHPNAQGTGGPPQNSMMMAPGGPDSLNAPCGPVPNSSQMLPFPPRLQQPHGAMAPSGGGGGGPGLQQHYPSGMALPPEDLPSQPPGPLPPQQHLMGKSMAGRMGDAYPPGVLPGVASVLNDPELSEVIRPTPTGIPEFDLSRIIPSEKPSSTLQYFPKSENQPPKAQPPNLHLMNLQNMMAEQTPSRPPNLPGQQGVQRGLNMSMCHPGQMSLLGRTGVPSQQGMVPHGLHQGVMAPPQGLMTQQNFMLMKQRGVGGEVYSQPPHMLPPQGSLMGPPPQQNLMVSHPLRQRSVSLDSQMGYLPAPGGMANLPF; encoded by the exons ATGCACCCAGAAAATAAGTTGACCAATCATGGCAAGACAGGGAATGGCGGGGCCCAATCCCAGCACCAGAATGTGAACCAAGGACCCACCTGCAACCTGGGCTCGAAGGGCGTGGGGGCGGGGAACCATGGGGCCAAGGCCAACCAGATCTCACCTAGCAACTCAAGTCTGAAGAACCCCCAAGCAGGGGTGCCCCCTTTCAGCTCGCTCAAGGGCAAAGTGAAGAGGGAGCGGAGCGTGTCTGTGGACTCTGGAGAGCAGCGAGAGGCTGGGACACCGTCCCTGGATTCGGAGGCCAAAG AAGTGGCACCCCGGAGTAAGCGGCGTTGTGTGCTGGAGCGGAAGCAGCCATACAGTGGGGACGAATGGTGCTCAGGACCGGACAGCGAGGAGGATGACAAGCCCATTGGGGCCACCCACA ATTGTAATGTAGCAGACCCAGCCATGGCGGCCCCACAGCTGGGTCCTGGCCAAGCCGCCCAACTGCCCCTCAGCGAGAGCAGTGCACCAGGCCCCCCGCATGGGCCCCCGCCAGGCCTCCGGCCCGACGCCCCCGGGGGTGGAGGCGGGGGCGTCCCGGGAAAGCCTCCCTCACAGTTTGTGTATGTCTTCACCACCCACCTGGCCAACAC GGCTGCGGAGGCAGTGCTGCAGGGCCGGGCTGACTCCATCCTCGCCTACCACCAGCAGAACGTGCCCCGTGCCAAGCTGGACCAG GCCCCCAAAGTGCCACCCACCCCAGAACCGCTACCCCTGAGCACACCATCAACAGGCACCCCTCAGTCCCAGCCTCCTCCACTgccgccaccaccacccccagccccaggcagcgCCCCCCCTGCTCTGCCTTCTGAGGGGCCTCCTGAGGACACCAATCAGGACCTGACACCCAACTCGGTGGGAGCTGCCAGCACGGGTGGTGGCACTGGGGGTACCCACCCTAATACCCCTACAGCTTCCACCGCCAACAACCCGCTGCCTCCTGGAGGAGACCCCAGCAGTGCTCCCGGCCCTGCCCTGCTTGGGGAGGCCGCCAGCGGCAATGCGCAGCGGAGCCTGGTGGGCTCAGAGGGCCTGTCCAAGGAGCAGCTGGAGCATCGGGAGCGTTCCCTCCAGACGCTTCGAGACATTGAACGGCTGCTGCTCCGCAGCGGGGAGACTGAGCCCTTCCTCAAGGGGCCCCCCGGAGGAGCAGGCGAGGGGGGACCCCCAGCACAagcccctcccgccccccagcAGCCACCCACGGCCCCGGCCAGCGGGCTGAAGAAGTACGAGGAGCCCTTGCAGTCCATGATTTCGCAGACACAGAGCCTCGGGGGCCCCCCGCTGGAGCATGAAGTGCCTGGACACCCCCCGGGTGGGGACATGGGGCAGCAGATGAACATGATGATGCAGAGGCTGGGCCAGGACAGCTTGACACCTGAGCAGGTGGCTTGGCGCAAGCTGCAGGAAGAGTACTACGAGGAGAAACGGCGGAAGGAGGAGCAGATCGGGCTGCATGGGGGCCGCCCACTGCAGGACATGATGGGCATGGGGGGCATGATGGTGAGGGGACCACCGCCTCCCTACCACAGCAAGCCTGGCGATCAGTGGCCCCCCGGGATGGGAGCCCAGCTGCGGGGGCCCATGGATGTCCAAGATCCCATGCAGCTCCGGGGTGGACCACCCTTCCCCGGTCCCCGTTTCCCAGGCAACCAGATGCAACGGGTGCCTGGGTTTGGGGGCATGCAGGGTATGCCCATGGAGGTGCCCATGAATGCCATGCAGAGGCCTGTGAGGCCGGGTATGGGCTGGACTGAAGACTTGCCCCCTATGGGGGGGCCTGGCAATTTTGCCCAGAATGCAGTGCCCTACCCAGGCGGGCAGGGTGAAGCCGAGCGATTTATGACCCCTCGGGTTCGTGAGGAGCTGCTGCGACACCAGCTGCTGGAGAAGCGGTCGATGGGCATGCAGCGCCCCCTGGGCATAGCCGGCAGCGGCATGGGGCAGGGCATGGAAGTGGAACGGATGATGCAGGCGCACCGGCAGATGGATCCAGCCATGTTCCCCGGGCAGATAGCTGGCGGCGAGGGCCTGGCGGGCACTCCCATGGGCATGGAGTTTGGTGGAGGTCGGGGCCTCCTGAGTCCCCCCATGGGGCAGTCTGGGCTGAGGGAGGTGGACCCACCCATGGGGCCAGGCAACCTCAACATGAACATGAATGTGAACATGAACATGAACATGAACCTGAATGTGCAGATGACCCCACAGCAGCAGATGCTGATGTCGCAGAAGATGCGGGGCCCCGGGGACATGATGGGGCCACAGGGCCTCAGTCCCGAGGAGATGGCCCGGGTGCGGGCCCAGAACAGCAGCGGCATGATGGGCGGCCCGCAGAAGATGCTTATGCCCTCGCAGTTTCCCAGCCAGGGCCAGCAGGGATTCTCTGGGGGCCAGGGACCCTACCAAGCCATGCCCCAGGAAATGGGCAATACTCAAGACATGTTCAGCCCCGACCAGAGCTCAATGCCCATGGCAAACGTGGGTACCACCCGGCTCAGCCACATGCCCCTGCCTCCTGCATCCAATCCTCCCGGCTCTGTGCATTCAGCCCCAAACCGGGGGCTGGGCAGACGGCCTTCAGACCTCACCATCAGTATTAATCAGATGGGCTCACCGGGCATGGGGCATCTGAAGTCGCCCACCCTTAGCCAGGTACACTCACCCCTGGTCACCTCGCCCTCCGCCAACCTCAAGTCACCCCAGACTCCCTCACAGATGGTGCCCTTGCCTTCGGCCAACCCGCCAGGACCTCTCAAGTCACCCCAGGTCCTCAGCTCCTCTCTCAGCGTCCGTTCGCCCACCGGCTCGCCCAGCAGGCTCAAGTCTCCCTCCATGGCGGTGCCTTCTCCAGGCTGGGTCGCCTCGCCCAAGACAGCCATGCCCAGCCCCGGAGTCCCCCAGAACAAGCAGCCGCCTCTGAACATGAACTCTTCCAGCACCCTGGGCAACATGGAGCAGA GTGCCCTCCCGCCTAGCGGCCCCCGGAGCAACTCCTCAGCGCCTCCCGCCAACCCTCCCAGCGGCCTCATGAACCCCAGCCTGCCATTCACTTCCTCCCCAGACCCCACGCCTTCCCAGAACCCCCTGTCACTGATGATGTCCCAGATGTCCAAGTACGCCATGCCCAGCTCCACCCCGCTCTACCACAATGCCATCAAGACCATCGCCACCTCAGACGACGAGCTGCTGCCCGACCGGCCCCTGCTCCCCCCGCCACCACCACCGCAGGGCTCTGGGCCAG GGATCAGCAATAACCAGCCCACCCAGATGCACCTGAACTCAGCTGCTGCCCAGAGCCCCATGGGCATGAACCTGCCAGGCCAGCAGCCCCTGTCCCATGACCCCCCACCTACCAtgttgccctcccccacccctctgggCTCCAACATTCCACTGCACCCCAATGCACAAGGGACAGGAGGGCCCCCTCAGAACTCGATGATGATGGCTCCAGGGGGCCCAGACTCCCTGAATGCCCCCTGCGGCCCTGTGCCTAACTCCTCCCAGATGCTGCCCTTTCCCCCTCGGCTGCAGCAGCCCCACGGTGCCATGGCCCCtagtgggggcgggggcgggggaccCGGCCTGCAGCAGCACTACCCTTCAGGCATGGCCCTGCCCCCAGAGGACCTGCCCAGCCAGCCGCcaggccccctgcccccccagcAGCACCTGATGGGCAAAAGCATGGCCGGCCGCATGGGCGACGCGTACCCCCCGGGCGTGCTCCCCGGGGTGGCGTCAGTGCTGAACGACCCTGAGCTGAGCGAGGTGATCCGGCCCACCCCGACGGGGATCCCCGAGTTCGACTTGTCCAGGATCATCCCCTCGGAGAAGCCAAGCAGCACCCTCCAGTACTTCCCCAAGAGTGAGAACCAGCCCCCCAAGGCCCAGCCCCCCAATCTGCATCTCATGAACCTGCAGAACATGATGGCGGAGCAGACCCCCTCCCGGCCCCCCAACCTCCCAGGCCAGCAGGGCGTCCAGCGGGGGCTCAACATGTCCATGTGCCACCCCGGACAGATGTCCTTGCTGGGCAGGACAGGTGTGCCCTCACAGCAGGGCATGGTGCCCCATGGCCTGCACCAGGGGGTCATGGCCCCTCCACAAGGCCTCATGACCCAGCAGAATTTCATGCTGATGAAGCAGCGGGGCGTGGGCGGTGAGGTCTACAGCCAGCCCCCCCACATGCTCCCCCCGCAGGGCTCTCTCATGGGCCCCCCGCCCCAGCAGAACCTCATGGTGTCCCACCCGCTGCGGCAGCGCAGTGTGTCTCTGGACAGCCAGATGGGCTACCTCCCGGCTCCGGGCGGCATGGCCAACCTGCCCTTCTAG
- the BCL9L gene encoding B-cell CLL/lymphoma 9-like protein isoform X3, protein MSCPSAAGIWFQGTPRSTLPFSLLGAEESVPYSLGVWRVSLWSSEARIGFCLSVQLPSFRVFLTPPPPSSFCLSAAWGVGLCLCLGASAAGRKSVALGEGAPAQITPLSLSPTRIILSPCSSTEYLAGPWARTGAVAPLCVGTMRILANKTRLPHPRRREAPGSPPLSPRGHCPPAPAKPMHPENKLTNHGKTGNGGAQSQHQNVNQGPTCNLGSKGVGAGNHGAKANQISPSNSSLKNPQAGVPPFSSLKGKVKRERSVSVDSGEQREAGTPSLDSEAKEVAPRSKRRCVLERKQPYSGDEWCSGPDSEEDDKPIGATHNCNVADPAMAAPQLGPGQAAQLPLSESSAPGPPHGPPPGLRPDAPGGGGGGVPGKPPSQFVYVFTTHLANTAAEAVLQGRADSILAYHQQNVPRAKLDQAPKVPPTPEPLPLSTPSTGTPQSQPPPLPPPPPPAPGSAPPALPSEGPPEDTNQDLTPNSVGAASTGGGTGGTHPNTPTASTANNPLPPGGDPSSAPGPALLGEAASGNAQRSLVGSEGLSKEQLEHRERSLQTLRDIERLLLRSGETEPFLKGPPGGAGEGGPPAQAPPAPQQPPTAPASGLKKYEEPLQSMISQTQSLGGPPLEHEVPGHPPGGDMGQQMNMMMQRLGQDSLTPEQVAWRKLQEEYYEEKRRKEEQIGLHGGRPLQDMMGMGGMMVRGPPPPYHSKPGDQWPPGMGAQLRGPMDVQDPMQLRGGPPFPGPRFPGNQMQRVPGFGGMQGMPMEVPMNAMQRPVRPGMGWTEDLPPMGGPGNFAQNAVPYPGGQGEAERFMTPRVREELLRHQLLEKRSMGMQRPLGIAGSGMGQGMEVERMMQAHRQMDPAMFPGQIAGGEGLAGTPMGMEFGGGRGLLSPPMGQSGLREVDPPMGPGNLNMNMNVNMNMNMNLNVQMTPQQQMLMSQKMRGPGDMMGPQGLSPEEMARVRAQNSSGMMGGPQKMLMPSQFPSQGQQGFSGGQGPYQAMPQEMGNTQDMFSPDQSSMPMANVGTTRLSHMPLPPASNPPGSVHSAPNRGLGRRPSDLTISINQMGSPGMGHLKSPTLSQVHSPLVTSPSANLKSPQTPSQMVPLPSANPPGPLKSPQVLSSSLSVRSPTGSPSRLKSPSMAVPSPGWVASPKTAMPSPGVPQNKQPPLNMNSSSTLGNMEQRISNNQPTQMHLNSAAAQSPMGMNLPGQQPLSHDPPPTMLPSPTPLGSNIPLHPNAQGTGGPPQNSMMMAPGGPDSLNAPCGPVPNSSQMLPFPPRLQQPHGAMAPSGGGGGGPGLQQHYPSGMALPPEDLPSQPPGPLPPQQHLMGKSMAGRMGDAYPPGVLPGVASVLNDPELSEVIRPTPTGIPEFDLSRIIPSEKPSSTLQYFPKSENQPPKAQPPNLHLMNLQNMMAEQTPSRPPNLPGQQGVQRGLNMSMCHPGQMSLLGRTGVPSQQGMVPHGLHQGVMAPPQGLMTQQNFMLMKQRGVGGEVYSQPPHMLPPQGSLMGPPPQQNLMVSHPLRQRSVSLDSQMGYLPAPGGMANLPF, encoded by the exons ATGTCCTGTCCCAGCGCTGCTGGAATTTGGTTTCAGGGGACACCGAGGTCtactctccccttctccctcttggGAGCTGAGGAGAGTGTCCCTTACAGTCTGGGAGTCTGGAGGGTGTCCCTCTGGAGCAGTGAAGCCAGGATTggcttctgtctgtctgtccagctTCCTTCCTTCCGGGTTTTTCTgacaccccctcctccctcctccttctgtcTGTCTGCTGCTTGGGGTGtgggtctgtgtctgtgtctggggGCCTCTGCTGCAGGGAGGAAAAGTGTTGCTCTGGGAGAG GGAGCCCCAGCCCAGATCACACCCTTGAGCCTGAGCCCGACACGCATTATCCTGAG TCCCTGCTCCAGTACCGAGTAcctggctgggccctgggcacGCACAGGGGCCGTAGCCCCACTGTGTGTGGGAACCATGAGGATCCTGGCTAACAAGACAAG GTTACCCCACCCTAGGAGGAGAGAAGCTCCAGGGAGCCCGCCGCTGTCCCCCCGCGGCCActgcccccctgccccagccaaGCCAATGCACCCAGAAAATAAGTTGACCAATCATGGCAAGACAGGGAATGGCGGGGCCCAATCCCAGCACCAGAATGTGAACCAAGGACCCACCTGCAACCTGGGCTCGAAGGGCGTGGGGGCGGGGAACCATGGGGCCAAGGCCAACCAGATCTCACCTAGCAACTCAAGTCTGAAGAACCCCCAAGCAGGGGTGCCCCCTTTCAGCTCGCTCAAGGGCAAAGTGAAGAGGGAGCGGAGCGTGTCTGTGGACTCTGGAGAGCAGCGAGAGGCTGGGACACCGTCCCTGGATTCGGAGGCCAAAG AAGTGGCACCCCGGAGTAAGCGGCGTTGTGTGCTGGAGCGGAAGCAGCCATACAGTGGGGACGAATGGTGCTCAGGACCGGACAGCGAGGAGGATGACAAGCCCATTGGGGCCACCCACA ATTGTAATGTAGCAGACCCAGCCATGGCGGCCCCACAGCTGGGTCCTGGCCAAGCCGCCCAACTGCCCCTCAGCGAGAGCAGTGCACCAGGCCCCCCGCATGGGCCCCCGCCAGGCCTCCGGCCCGACGCCCCCGGGGGTGGAGGCGGGGGCGTCCCGGGAAAGCCTCCCTCACAGTTTGTGTATGTCTTCACCACCCACCTGGCCAACAC GGCTGCGGAGGCAGTGCTGCAGGGCCGGGCTGACTCCATCCTCGCCTACCACCAGCAGAACGTGCCCCGTGCCAAGCTGGACCAG GCCCCCAAAGTGCCACCCACCCCAGAACCGCTACCCCTGAGCACACCATCAACAGGCACCCCTCAGTCCCAGCCTCCTCCACTgccgccaccaccacccccagccccaggcagcgCCCCCCCTGCTCTGCCTTCTGAGGGGCCTCCTGAGGACACCAATCAGGACCTGACACCCAACTCGGTGGGAGCTGCCAGCACGGGTGGTGGCACTGGGGGTACCCACCCTAATACCCCTACAGCTTCCACCGCCAACAACCCGCTGCCTCCTGGAGGAGACCCCAGCAGTGCTCCCGGCCCTGCCCTGCTTGGGGAGGCCGCCAGCGGCAATGCGCAGCGGAGCCTGGTGGGCTCAGAGGGCCTGTCCAAGGAGCAGCTGGAGCATCGGGAGCGTTCCCTCCAGACGCTTCGAGACATTGAACGGCTGCTGCTCCGCAGCGGGGAGACTGAGCCCTTCCTCAAGGGGCCCCCCGGAGGAGCAGGCGAGGGGGGACCCCCAGCACAagcccctcccgccccccagcAGCCACCCACGGCCCCGGCCAGCGGGCTGAAGAAGTACGAGGAGCCCTTGCAGTCCATGATTTCGCAGACACAGAGCCTCGGGGGCCCCCCGCTGGAGCATGAAGTGCCTGGACACCCCCCGGGTGGGGACATGGGGCAGCAGATGAACATGATGATGCAGAGGCTGGGCCAGGACAGCTTGACACCTGAGCAGGTGGCTTGGCGCAAGCTGCAGGAAGAGTACTACGAGGAGAAACGGCGGAAGGAGGAGCAGATCGGGCTGCATGGGGGCCGCCCACTGCAGGACATGATGGGCATGGGGGGCATGATGGTGAGGGGACCACCGCCTCCCTACCACAGCAAGCCTGGCGATCAGTGGCCCCCCGGGATGGGAGCCCAGCTGCGGGGGCCCATGGATGTCCAAGATCCCATGCAGCTCCGGGGTGGACCACCCTTCCCCGGTCCCCGTTTCCCAGGCAACCAGATGCAACGGGTGCCTGGGTTTGGGGGCATGCAGGGTATGCCCATGGAGGTGCCCATGAATGCCATGCAGAGGCCTGTGAGGCCGGGTATGGGCTGGACTGAAGACTTGCCCCCTATGGGGGGGCCTGGCAATTTTGCCCAGAATGCAGTGCCCTACCCAGGCGGGCAGGGTGAAGCCGAGCGATTTATGACCCCTCGGGTTCGTGAGGAGCTGCTGCGACACCAGCTGCTGGAGAAGCGGTCGATGGGCATGCAGCGCCCCCTGGGCATAGCCGGCAGCGGCATGGGGCAGGGCATGGAAGTGGAACGGATGATGCAGGCGCACCGGCAGATGGATCCAGCCATGTTCCCCGGGCAGATAGCTGGCGGCGAGGGCCTGGCGGGCACTCCCATGGGCATGGAGTTTGGTGGAGGTCGGGGCCTCCTGAGTCCCCCCATGGGGCAGTCTGGGCTGAGGGAGGTGGACCCACCCATGGGGCCAGGCAACCTCAACATGAACATGAATGTGAACATGAACATGAACATGAACCTGAATGTGCAGATGACCCCACAGCAGCAGATGCTGATGTCGCAGAAGATGCGGGGCCCCGGGGACATGATGGGGCCACAGGGCCTCAGTCCCGAGGAGATGGCCCGGGTGCGGGCCCAGAACAGCAGCGGCATGATGGGCGGCCCGCAGAAGATGCTTATGCCCTCGCAGTTTCCCAGCCAGGGCCAGCAGGGATTCTCTGGGGGCCAGGGACCCTACCAAGCCATGCCCCAGGAAATGGGCAATACTCAAGACATGTTCAGCCCCGACCAGAGCTCAATGCCCATGGCAAACGTGGGTACCACCCGGCTCAGCCACATGCCCCTGCCTCCTGCATCCAATCCTCCCGGCTCTGTGCATTCAGCCCCAAACCGGGGGCTGGGCAGACGGCCTTCAGACCTCACCATCAGTATTAATCAGATGGGCTCACCGGGCATGGGGCATCTGAAGTCGCCCACCCTTAGCCAGGTACACTCACCCCTGGTCACCTCGCCCTCCGCCAACCTCAAGTCACCCCAGACTCCCTCACAGATGGTGCCCTTGCCTTCGGCCAACCCGCCAGGACCTCTCAAGTCACCCCAGGTCCTCAGCTCCTCTCTCAGCGTCCGTTCGCCCACCGGCTCGCCCAGCAGGCTCAAGTCTCCCTCCATGGCGGTGCCTTCTCCAGGCTGGGTCGCCTCGCCCAAGACAGCCATGCCCAGCCCCGGAGTCCCCCAGAACAAGCAGCCGCCTCTGAACATGAACTCTTCCAGCACCCTGGGCAACATGGAGCAGA GGATCAGCAATAACCAGCCCACCCAGATGCACCTGAACTCAGCTGCTGCCCAGAGCCCCATGGGCATGAACCTGCCAGGCCAGCAGCCCCTGTCCCATGACCCCCCACCTACCAtgttgccctcccccacccctctgggCTCCAACATTCCACTGCACCCCAATGCACAAGGGACAGGAGGGCCCCCTCAGAACTCGATGATGATGGCTCCAGGGGGCCCAGACTCCCTGAATGCCCCCTGCGGCCCTGTGCCTAACTCCTCCCAGATGCTGCCCTTTCCCCCTCGGCTGCAGCAGCCCCACGGTGCCATGGCCCCtagtgggggcgggggcgggggaccCGGCCTGCAGCAGCACTACCCTTCAGGCATGGCCCTGCCCCCAGAGGACCTGCCCAGCCAGCCGCcaggccccctgcccccccagcAGCACCTGATGGGCAAAAGCATGGCCGGCCGCATGGGCGACGCGTACCCCCCGGGCGTGCTCCCCGGGGTGGCGTCAGTGCTGAACGACCCTGAGCTGAGCGAGGTGATCCGGCCCACCCCGACGGGGATCCCCGAGTTCGACTTGTCCAGGATCATCCCCTCGGAGAAGCCAAGCAGCACCCTCCAGTACTTCCCCAAGAGTGAGAACCAGCCCCCCAAGGCCCAGCCCCCCAATCTGCATCTCATGAACCTGCAGAACATGATGGCGGAGCAGACCCCCTCCCGGCCCCCCAACCTCCCAGGCCAGCAGGGCGTCCAGCGGGGGCTCAACATGTCCATGTGCCACCCCGGACAGATGTCCTTGCTGGGCAGGACAGGTGTGCCCTCACAGCAGGGCATGGTGCCCCATGGCCTGCACCAGGGGGTCATGGCCCCTCCACAAGGCCTCATGACCCAGCAGAATTTCATGCTGATGAAGCAGCGGGGCGTGGGCGGTGAGGTCTACAGCCAGCCCCCCCACATGCTCCCCCCGCAGGGCTCTCTCATGGGCCCCCCGCCCCAGCAGAACCTCATGGTGTCCCACCCGCTGCGGCAGCGCAGTGTGTCTCTGGACAGCCAGATGGGCTACCTCCCGGCTCCGGGCGGCATGGCCAACCTGCCCTTCTAG